Proteins co-encoded in one Prunus persica cultivar Lovell chromosome G6, Prunus_persica_NCBIv2, whole genome shotgun sequence genomic window:
- the LOC18774632 gene encoding L-ascorbate peroxidase, cytosolic, whose amino-acid sequence MGKSYPTVSEEYKKAIDKAKRKLRGFIAEKACAPLMLRIAWHSAGTYDSRTKTGGPFGTMKHAAEQSHGANAGLDIAVRLLEPIKQQFPILSYADFYQLAGVVAVEITGGPDVPFHPGREDKPEPPPEGRLPDATKGNDHLRDVFGKTMGLSDQDIVALSGGHTLGRCHKERSGFEGPWTPNPLIFDNSYFTVLLSEKYDGLLMLPTDTALLSDPVFRPLVEKYAADEDAFFADYAAAHQRLSELGFAEA is encoded by the exons ATGGGGAAGAGCTACCCTACCGTGAGCGAAGAGTACAAGAAGGCCATCGACAAGGCCAAGAGGAAGCTCAGAGGCTTCATCGCCGAGAAGGCCTGCGCTCCACTCATGCTTCGTATCGC ATGGCATTCTGCTGGTACCTACGATTCGAGAACAAAAACCGGAGGCCCATTCGGAACTATGAAGCACGCAGCTGAGCAATCGCACGGGGCCAACGCTGGTCTCGATATCGCTGTCAGGCTCTTGGAGCCCATCAAGCAACAGTTCCCAATTCTCTCTTACGCTGACTTCTATCAg TTGGCTGGTGTTGTTGCTGTTGAGATTACTGGTGGGCCTGATGTCCCCTTCCATCCAGGAAGAGAG GACAAGCCTGAGCCACCTCCAGAAGGCCGTCTTCCTGATGCTACCAAGG GTAATGACCATTTGAGGGATGTCTTTGGCAAAACCATGGGCCTCAGCGACCAGGATATTGTTGCTCTCTCTGGCGGTCACACTCTG GGAAGGTGCCACAAGGAGCGATCTGGATTTGAAGGACCCTGGACTCCCAACCCCCTCATCTTCGACAACTCGTATTTCAC GGTGCTCCTGAGTGAAAAGTATGATGGTCTTCTAATGCTTCCAACTGACACTGCCCTTCTGTCTGACCCTGTCTTCCGCCCTCTTGTTGAAAAATATGCTGCG GATGAAGATGCCTTCTTTGCTGATTACGCTGCAGCACACCAGAGGCTTTCTGAGCTTGG GTTTGCTGAGGCCTAA
- the LOC18772726 gene encoding mitogen-activated protein kinase 3, with product MADVPPSSGDFPAVPSHGGQYIQYNIFGNLFEITNKYRPPIMPIGRGAYGIVCSVLNSETKEMVAMKKIANAFDNHMDAKRTLREIKLLRHLDHENVVAIRDVIPPPLRREFSDVYIATELMDTDLHQIIRSNQGLSEEHCQYFLYQILRGLKYIHSANVIHRDMKPSNLLLNANCDLKICDFGLARPTAENELLTEYVVTRWYRAPELLLNSSDYTAAIDVWSVGCIFMELMNRKPLFPGKDHVHQMRLLTELLGTPTESDLGFVRNEDARRYIRQLPPHPRQPLARLFPHVNPLAIDLIDRMLTFDPTKRITVEEALAHPYLERLHDVADEPICNEPFSFDFEQQPLGEEQMKDMIYREAIALNPEYA from the exons ATGGCCGACGTCCCTCCCAGCAGTGGCGATTTCCCGGCGGTTCCGTCGCACGGCGGCCAGTACATTCAGTACAACATCTTCGGCAACCTCTTCGAGATCACCAACAAGTACCGGCCTCCGATCATGCCGATCGGTCGCGGCGCGTATGGCATCGTTTG CTCGGTTTTGAACTCGGAGACGAAGGAGATGGTGGCGATGAAGAAAATCGCCAACGCCTTCGACAATCACATGGACGCCAAGCGCACGCTCCGGGAGATTAAGCTGCTTCGTCATTTGGATCATGAAAAT GTCGTAGCTATCAGGGATGTCATTCCTCCACCTTTGAGGAGAGAATTTTCGGACGTATACATTGCCACGGAACTCATGGATACTGACCTCCATCAAATTATTCGCTCGAATCAAGGTTTATCTGAGGAGCATTGTCAG TACTTTTTGTATCAGATTCTCCGAGGACTGAAATATATACATTCGGCAAATGTTATTCATAGAGACATGAAGCCCAGCAACCTCTTGTTGAATGCCAATTGCGATCTTAagatatgtgattttggcctcgCTCGTCCCACTGCAGAGAATGAGTTATTGACAGAGTATGTTGTTACCAGATGGTACAGGGCACCTGAGCTTCTGTTGAACTCTTCAGATTACACTGCTGCAATAGATGTGTGGTCCGTAGGCTGCATCTTTATGGAGCTTATGAATAGGAAGCCTTTGTTTCCAGGCAAAGATCATGTGCATCAGATGCGCCTATTGACAGAG CTTCTTGGGACACCAACTGAGTCTGATCTTGGGTTTGTACGGAATGAGGATGCTAGAAGATATATACGGCAGCTCCCCCCGCATCCTCGTCAGCCATTGGCGAGGCTTTTCCCACACGTTAATCCGCTGGCCATTGATCTCATTGATAGAATGTTGACATTTGATCCTACTAAAAGGATAACTG TTGAAGAAGCATTGGCTCATCCTTACCTGGAAAGACTACATGACGTAGCTGATGAACCAATCTGCAATGAGCCTTTCTCCTTTGATTTTGAGCAACAACCCTTGGGAGAAGAGCAAATGAAAGATATGATTTACAGAGAGGCTATAGCACTCAACCCAGAGTATGCTTGA
- the LOC18772370 gene encoding protein NRT1/ PTR FAMILY 2.7 isoform X1 has protein sequence MNMHFQLGQEAATELQQLGCNMDASLSVDRDAEMLDSGGNRGGWIIYFFIIGTLMCLTLAAGGWQSNLIVYLIQEYNVKSIDAAQVSNAVNGCTCLFPIIGAIIADSFSGCFLVILISSCISFLGLVLLVLTATLDSLRPPSCDDGLSLCETPSESQFAVLYAGIALASIGLGGTRFTIATMGANQFDKPEEQGVFFNWFFFAMYTTSVISSTAIVYIEDNVSWGLGYGLCALVNLIGLLIFLSGSNFYRRDTPQGSPFVNIVRVLVASIRKRKVLLSSRSEDYHYHNDGEAKMVPETHKKSLSFLNGAALKTEGDLKPDGSIAKPWSLCTFQQVEDLKTVIRIFPLWSSSLFISTPIAIQSSLTTLQALTMDRRIVSHFKIPVGSLPVLVLLSTCISLPIIDRFLYPVWQKLTNQSPTPLQRLGIGHVLNIISMVVSALVESRRLKTAHSSTLPMLVMWLFPQLALVGIGEAFHFPGQLQLCYQEFPASLRGTATAMVAMTIGIAYYTGTALIGLVRRVTGWLPDDINQGRLDNVYWMVVVIGVLNFGYYLSCAQLYKHQNVSEGVERSSGSAG, from the exons ATGAACATGCATTTTCAGTTGGGACAGGAGGCTGCCACAGAGTTGCAGCAGTTGGGTTGTAACATGGATGCATCACTCTCTGTCGATAGAGATGCAGAAATGCTTGATTCCGGTGGTAACCGCGGTGGTTGGATCATCTATTTTTTCATCatag GAACTTTAATGTGCTTGACACTTGCTGCTGGAGGATGGCAATCAAATTTGATTGTGTATCTGATTCAGGAATATAACGTGAAGAGCATTGATGCTGCTCAGGTTTCAAATGCAGTCAATGGTTGCACTTGTTTATTTCCAATCATTGGAGCAATTATTGCGGACTCTTTTTCCGGCTGCTTCCTTGTCATCTTGATCTCTTCTTGTATCTCTTTTCTG GGACTGGTCCTATTAGTTTTGACTGCAACTCTAGACTCCTTGAGGCCTCCTTCATGTGATGACGGATTAAGCTTGTGTGAAACACCATCAGAATCTCAGTTTGCAGTTCTCTATGCCGGTATAGCTCTGGCATCGATTGGACTCGGAGGCACTCGCTTTACTATAGCAACAATGGGTGCAAACCAATTTGATAAACCAGAAGAGCAAGGGGTTTTCTTTAACTGGTTTTTCTTTGCAATGTATACAACTTCTGTTATAAGTTCTACAGCCATTGTATATATTGAGGACAATGTCAGTTGGGGCTTGGGATATGGCCTATGTGCTCTTGTAAATTTGATTGGTTTACTCATTTTCTTATCAGGAAGCAATTTCTATCGTCGGGATACGCCACAAGGCAGCCCATTTGTGAATATAGTTCGTGTTCTTGTTGCAAGCATCCGGAAAAGGAAAGTTCTGCTCTCATCCAGAAGCGAGGATTATCACTACCACAATGATGGAGAGGCAAAGATGGTTCCTGAGACACATAAAAAGAGCTTGAG CTTTCTAAATGGTGCAGCCCTGAAAACTGAAGGCGACTTGAAACCTGATGGCTCAATTGCAAAGCCATGGAGCCTGTGCACATTCCAACAAGTAGAAGATCTCAAAACTGTCATTAGAATTTTCCCTTTGTGGTCATCCAGTCTATTTATAAGCACCCCAATAGCAATCCAAAGCAGCTTAACAACCCTCCAAGCTCTAACCATGGACCGTCGCATCGTGTCACATTTCAAAATCCCAGTTGGATCTTTGCCAGTCTTGGTTCTACTATCTACTTGCATCTCTCTCCCAATAATTGATCGCTTCCTATATCCCGTATGGCAAAAACTGACCAATCAATCTCCAACTCCCCTCCAAAGACTAGGAATAGGCCATGTCCTAAATATCATAAGCATGGTTGTTTCAGCATTAGTGGAGTCAAGGCGTCTCAAAACAGCCCACAGCTCCACGCTGCCAATGTTGGTTATGTGGTTATTCCCACAGCTGGCCTTAGTTGGCATTGGTGAAGCCTTCCATTTTCCGGGGCAACTTCAGTTGTGCTATCAAGAATTTCCAGCGTCGCTTCGAGGCACAGCGACTGCAATGGTTGCAATGACAATAGGCATTGCTTACTACACGGGCACGGCTCTGATTGGTCTTGTTCGGAGGGTTACAGGGTGGTTGCCGGATGATATAAACCAAGGGAGGCTTGACAATGTGTACTGGATGGTAGTTGTGATTGGTGTGCTGAATTTCGGTTATTACTTGTCATGTGCCCAGTTGTACAAGCATCAGAATGTTAGTGAGGGAGTAGAACGTAGTTCAGGCTCTGCTGGTTGA
- the LOC18772370 gene encoding protein NRT1/ PTR FAMILY 2.7 isoform X2 → MNMHFQLGQEAATELQQLGCNMDASLSVDRDAEMLDSGGNRGGWIIYFFIIGTLMCLTLAAGGWQSNLIVYLIQEYNVKSIDAAQVSNAVNGCTCLFPIIGAIIADSFSGCFLVILISSCISFLGLVLLVLTATLDSLRPPSCDDGLSLCETPSESQFAVLYAGSNFYRRDTPQGSPFVNIVRVLVASIRKRKVLLSSRSEDYHYHNDGEAKMVPETHKKSLSFLNGAALKTEGDLKPDGSIAKPWSLCTFQQVEDLKTVIRIFPLWSSSLFISTPIAIQSSLTTLQALTMDRRIVSHFKIPVGSLPVLVLLSTCISLPIIDRFLYPVWQKLTNQSPTPLQRLGIGHVLNIISMVVSALVESRRLKTAHSSTLPMLVMWLFPQLALVGIGEAFHFPGQLQLCYQEFPASLRGTATAMVAMTIGIAYYTGTALIGLVRRVTGWLPDDINQGRLDNVYWMVVVIGVLNFGYYLSCAQLYKHQNVSEGVERSSGSAG, encoded by the exons ATGAACATGCATTTTCAGTTGGGACAGGAGGCTGCCACAGAGTTGCAGCAGTTGGGTTGTAACATGGATGCATCACTCTCTGTCGATAGAGATGCAGAAATGCTTGATTCCGGTGGTAACCGCGGTGGTTGGATCATCTATTTTTTCATCatag GAACTTTAATGTGCTTGACACTTGCTGCTGGAGGATGGCAATCAAATTTGATTGTGTATCTGATTCAGGAATATAACGTGAAGAGCATTGATGCTGCTCAGGTTTCAAATGCAGTCAATGGTTGCACTTGTTTATTTCCAATCATTGGAGCAATTATTGCGGACTCTTTTTCCGGCTGCTTCCTTGTCATCTTGATCTCTTCTTGTATCTCTTTTCTG GGACTGGTCCTATTAGTTTTGACTGCAACTCTAGACTCCTTGAGGCCTCCTTCATGTGATGACGGATTAAGCTTGTGTGAAACACCATCAGAATCTCAGTTTGCAGTTCTCTATGCCG GAAGCAATTTCTATCGTCGGGATACGCCACAAGGCAGCCCATTTGTGAATATAGTTCGTGTTCTTGTTGCAAGCATCCGGAAAAGGAAAGTTCTGCTCTCATCCAGAAGCGAGGATTATCACTACCACAATGATGGAGAGGCAAAGATGGTTCCTGAGACACATAAAAAGAGCTTGAG CTTTCTAAATGGTGCAGCCCTGAAAACTGAAGGCGACTTGAAACCTGATGGCTCAATTGCAAAGCCATGGAGCCTGTGCACATTCCAACAAGTAGAAGATCTCAAAACTGTCATTAGAATTTTCCCTTTGTGGTCATCCAGTCTATTTATAAGCACCCCAATAGCAATCCAAAGCAGCTTAACAACCCTCCAAGCTCTAACCATGGACCGTCGCATCGTGTCACATTTCAAAATCCCAGTTGGATCTTTGCCAGTCTTGGTTCTACTATCTACTTGCATCTCTCTCCCAATAATTGATCGCTTCCTATATCCCGTATGGCAAAAACTGACCAATCAATCTCCAACTCCCCTCCAAAGACTAGGAATAGGCCATGTCCTAAATATCATAAGCATGGTTGTTTCAGCATTAGTGGAGTCAAGGCGTCTCAAAACAGCCCACAGCTCCACGCTGCCAATGTTGGTTATGTGGTTATTCCCACAGCTGGCCTTAGTTGGCATTGGTGAAGCCTTCCATTTTCCGGGGCAACTTCAGTTGTGCTATCAAGAATTTCCAGCGTCGCTTCGAGGCACAGCGACTGCAATGGTTGCAATGACAATAGGCATTGCTTACTACACGGGCACGGCTCTGATTGGTCTTGTTCGGAGGGTTACAGGGTGGTTGCCGGATGATATAAACCAAGGGAGGCTTGACAATGTGTACTGGATGGTAGTTGTGATTGGTGTGCTGAATTTCGGTTATTACTTGTCATGTGCCCAGTTGTACAAGCATCAGAATGTTAGTGAGGGAGTAGAACGTAGTTCAGGCTCTGCTGGTTGA
- the LOC109949577 gene encoding protein NRT1/ PTR FAMILY 2.6-like: protein MPNSLGIVLLALTETFNSLKPQPCVKEPELCQPTSKPQHAILYTAIALATIGVGGTRYTMATMGANQFENPKNQATYFNWFFFTLYAATVVSITAIVYVEGNVSWRLGFGLCTIANLIGLEKESPALVWRKQGLLLWAWWSDR, encoded by the exons ATGCCTAACTCGCTA GGCATTGTTCTATTAGCGTTGACCGAGACATTTAACTCGTTGAAGCCTCAACCTTGTGTGAAGGAACCAGAGCTATGCCAACCCACCTCCAAGCCACAGCATGCAATCTTGTACACAGCTATAGCCCTAGCAACAATTGGGGTGGGAGGTACAAGATACACCATGGCAACAATGGGAGCAAATCAGTTTGAAAACCCTAAGAACCAAGCCACTTACTTCAACTGGTTCTTCTTCACCCTCTACGCAGCTACAGTGGTCAGCATCACAGCCATCGTCTATGTTGAGGGCAATGTGAGTTGGAGATTAGGGTTTGGCCTGTGCACCATTGCCAACCTAATTGGACTGGAAAAGGAATCTCCAGCACTCGTCTGGCGGAAGCAAGGATTATTACTATGGGCATGGTGGAGTGACAGATGA